Genomic DNA from Acidobacteriota bacterium:
CGCCGCCAGCGTGGCGCCGATGCCGGTCTCCCAGCCGGCCTGCGCGTCGAGGAGCTTGGCGTCGCTGAGCCCGATGTAGCCCTGCGTCGGCAGGCCAAGGCGGTGGCCGATCTCGCTGTAAGCGCAGTCCATCATCATGGTCTCGATGGCACCCATGGGCGTGGTCTCGTAGCGGACGTCGAAGATCGCCGGCGAACCGCCGTAGAGCGCCGGCGCCCCCGGAGCGGCCAGCTGTGAGATCACGATCCCGCTCAGGGTCTCGGCGGTATGCTGCACCAGCGAGCCCGTCAGGGTCACCGGCGCCATGAAGCCGGCCAGCGGCATGGAGACGTATTCCACCGGGATGCCGGCCCGGGCGCAATCCACCACATTTTGCGAAGTGGCGCCGCTCCATTTGAGCGGCGCGGTGGGACAGCAGGAGAACACGGCCAGCGGCCGTTCGCGCAGGGATTCGGCCGAGCCGCGCGCCGCGACGAGCAGGTCGCGCATCACCGGAAAGCCTTCCGCGCTGAAGGCGCCGGTGATCACAGGCTTCTCGCAGTACAGCAGGCTCAGGTAGAGACGGTAGCTGTCGCCGATCTGCGCATGCACGTCGGCGGCGATCATGGCGGTGCTCTGGCTGGCGATGTGGGGCAGCCGGCTCACCAGCTTGGCGTAGCGGACATAATCGGCGGTGACGGGATGGCGCACAGCGCGCGTCGCCTCATCCAGAATGTAGATGGCGGACGAGCCGGGCGTGAAGGTCACTTCGCCGGAACCGAACGCGTGCGTCGCTTCACCCGTCGCGTCGTACAACCGGAAGGCCGCCGGCGCCGTCGCCAGAGCCCGGTCCACGAGGTTGCCCGGTATATGTACCCGACCGGTCGCGGCCTCGACGCGGGCGCCGCCGGCGTGGAGCAAGTCCACGACCGCCGGGTTGTGGATCTCGACGCCGACGGCGGCCAGGAGGTCGCGCGCCTCGTCGAGGATTCGTTGCAGCAGCTCATCGGACAGGAATCGGACGTGCGGGCGCATGGTCCTCCTTCCGGCCCGGACCGCGCGGGAGACGGCGTCGCGCGGGGGCATGCGCGGGATTGAAACGCAGCGCTAGTGTACACCAGGCATCCCGGCGGGGCGAGCGCTTTTTATCGGCCGGCGTTCGGGTGGCGGGTCGCCCTGACAAAAAAAACCCGGCGATGTTTTGGGGCACCGCCGGACCGTGTATGTGGAACGACATGCGTTGCGTCTAATAATACGCAAACGAACGGGCGGAAGTTTGTCTCCCGCCCGTGAATTACAACCGGTTTGTCCTGCAAACGGACCCGTTCGTCCCAGCGTCCCCGCCGGCGCTCCGGCGGGGCCGCCTTCAGGACACCAGGCCCACCTTGCGGACGCCCCGCTCGAGCTGCGCCACGCGCTCCTCCAGCGTCCCGGTGATGCCGACGGCGATCCGCAGCAGCCCGGGCGAAAGGCCCATGCGTGCCTGGTCCTCCGGCGAGATCTCGGATGACGTCGACGAGCCGGAGCACGACATCAGGGTGTCGAAGTAGCCCAGCGACACGGCGATCAGCCCGAACCGCTCGTCGTTCTGCAGCACGTTCAGCAGGTCGTCGGCCCGCTCGCGGGTGCCGCAGTCCACGGTGAGCATGCCGCCGAAACCGTAGCCCTCGTTCATCATCCGGGCGAAGAGGCCGTGCTGGCCATGCTGCGGCAGCCCCGGGTAGCTGACCGGGGCGCCGATCGCCTGCAGCCGGTCGGCGGCCGCCTGGGCGCGCCGGCTGTGCTCGCGCATCCGGATGGCCAGGTGCGGCAGGCGCTGCGCCACGTCGAACGCCACCCGCGCGTCCATGACCGGCCCAAGCAGCATGATCCGGCCGGTGTGCAGGTCCATGAGCTGGAAGACGAAGTCGCGCGAGGCGCAGACCACGCCGCCGATCACATCGCTGGCGCCGTTGACGAATTTGGTCAGGGAGTGCACCACCACATGGGCGCCAAGCTGGGCCGGCGACATGATCATGGGCGTGAACGTGTTGTCCACCACCAGGGTGGCGCCTCGCTCGCGGGCCAGCCGGCCCAGAGCCGGGATGTCGGCCACCTTGAGGGTGGGATTGCCCAGCACCTCGGTGTAGAACACCTTGGTTCGCGGCGTGACGGCGCGGGCGAACGCCGCGGTGTCGGTGGGATCCGCAAACGTGGTGGTGATGCCCATTTGGGGGAGCAGCTCGCCCAGCAGGGCAAAGGTGCCGCCGTACACCGTGTTGCTGGCCACGATGTGATCGCCCGCCCGACAGAGCTGGAGCAGTGTGCAGGAGATCGCGGCCATGCCGCTGGCGGTGCAGATGGCCGCCTCGGTGCCCTCCAGCGCCGCCAGGTAGCGGGCCAGCACGTCGACGGTGGGATTGAAGTGCCGGCTGTAGAGGTAGCAGCCGCCCGTCTCCGGCCCGCGCACGCCGCCGAAGATCTCGGGCATGGTCCGGGAATCGAGGACGGTGAACGTGGATGACCGCTCGATGGACGGGCAGACGCCCCCGTGCTCGCCAAATTCGCGCCGGGTCAGGGTCAACGCCTGCTCGGGATTGTGTCGGTTCATGGATACCCTCCTTGCCGGTTTCGGGAGGGCCGGCGGTTCGGGCCGTGCGCCGGCCAGCCGCTCAGTTTAGCGACCCGGAACCGGCTTTGCAACGGGAAAAGCGCCACCCGCCTCGTGGGTTTTGTGGTAAGCTGGGCATTCGATTCCATGCGTCACTGGTGCACCGTCACACGCGAGGATCGGTCATGGCACACACCTTGCGGGTTTGTCTGCTGCTGGAACTGGCGGGGCTGGTCCTGGCCGCCGCCACTCAGGTTGGAGCACCGGCGCGCCCGTCCATCCGGGTGGTGGGCGACGCCGCCTACCCGCCGAATCTCTACCTCAACAGTGAGGGCCGACCCGCCGGCTTCGATGTCGAGGTGCTGCGGCTGCTGGAGCAGCGGACCGGCCGATCCATCGCTATTCAGCTTATGCCGTGGACGCAGGCGATGACCCGGCTGCGCAGCGGGCAAGCCGACGCACTGATGGGCATCAACCGAACGCCGGAGCGGGAGCAGGAGTTCGATTTCTCCCTGCCGGTGCTCGAGAACCAGGCCGTCATCTTCGTGCCTTATCAGTCGTTCGTGATCCGCTCCGCCGATGACCTGCGCTCGCGGCGCGTG
This window encodes:
- a CDS encoding aminotransferase class V-fold PLP-dependent enzyme, which produces MNRHNPEQALTLTRREFGEHGGVCPSIERSSTFTVLDSRTMPEIFGGVRGPETGGCYLYSRHFNPTVDVLARYLAALEGTEAAICTASGMAAISCTLLQLCRAGDHIVASNTVYGGTFALLGELLPQMGITTTFADPTDTAAFARAVTPRTKVFYTEVLGNPTLKVADIPALGRLARERGATLVVDNTFTPMIMSPAQLGAHVVVHSLTKFVNGASDVIGGVVCASRDFVFQLMDLHTGRIMLLGPVMDARVAFDVAQRLPHLAIRMREHSRRAQAAADRLQAIGAPVSYPGLPQHGQHGLFARMMNEGYGFGGMLTVDCGTRERADDLLNVLQNDERFGLIAVSLGYFDTLMSCSGSSTSSEISPEDQARMGLSPGLLRIAVGITGTLEERVAQLERGVRKVGLVS